A single window of Marinobacter sp. LA51 DNA harbors:
- the benB gene encoding benzoate 1,2-dioxygenase small subunit has protein sequence MSLSYHDIEQFIIREARFLDDREWDKWLECYHEDVTYWMPAWDDDDELTEDPQSEISLIYYPNKEGLEDRIYRIKTERSGASSMPEPRTTHFTSNLEILSQSDSEVKLRFNWLTKAYRYKQTAEFFGTSFYTLDITGEQPVIREKRMVLNNDCINQVLDVYHL, from the coding sequence ATGAGCCTGAGCTACCACGATATCGAACAGTTCATCATCCGTGAGGCCCGTTTTCTGGATGATCGCGAGTGGGACAAGTGGCTGGAGTGCTACCACGAGGACGTCACCTACTGGATGCCGGCCTGGGACGATGACGATGAGCTGACCGAGGATCCACAAAGCGAGATCTCGCTCATCTACTACCCCAACAAAGAGGGGCTGGAGGACCGGATCTATCGGATCAAGACCGAGCGTTCTGGTGCCAGCTCCATGCCTGAGCCACGCACCACGCACTTCACCAGCAATCTGGAAATTCTGTCCCAGAGCGACAGTGAAGTGAAGCTGCGGTTCAACTGGCTGACCAAGGCCTATCGCTACAAGCAAACGGCGGAATTCTTCGGAACCTCCTTCTACACCCTGGATATTACCGGTGAGCAGCCCGTAATCCGGGAGAAGCGAATGGTTCTGAACAACGATTGCATCAATCAGGTGCTGGACGTCTACCACCTGTAA
- a CDS encoding Rieske 2Fe-2S domain-containing protein produces the protein MTNKLEKLADKVRSAVVADPETGRYQCDRGIFTDQELFDLEMKYIFEGNWVYMAHESQIPEPGDYFTVTVGRQPVIITRTKDGELKAILNTCSHRGATLCRKKRGNKTSFTCPFHGWTFRNDGQLLKAKDQKKGGYPEQFNTDGSHDLKQMPKFENYRGFLFGSLNADVMPLEEHLGETTKIIDNIVDQSEDGLEVLRGSSTYTYEGNWKLTAENGADGYHVGTVHWNYLSTMGQRNYDKGGTEAVDAKSWSAEGGFYSFENGHMMLWTRLLNPEVRPIFSQLERLQKTYGEARADSIVRTTKNLCLYPNVYLMDQFSTQIRVTRPIGVNKTEVTIYGFGPKNEPAELRAKRIRQYEDFFNVTGMGTPDDLEEFRACQNGYEARDMRWNDMSRGAAHWIDGPDEHANQIDMKPTMSGARPDDEGLYVNHHKHWQVEMTRAIEAERARFIPLASSSTDSEEASA, from the coding sequence ATGACCAATAAACTCGAAAAACTCGCAGACAAGGTTCGCAGCGCTGTTGTTGCCGACCCTGAAACCGGACGCTACCAGTGCGACCGGGGCATTTTTACCGACCAGGAGCTGTTTGACCTGGAGATGAAGTACATCTTCGAAGGCAACTGGGTATATATGGCCCATGAGAGCCAGATACCGGAGCCGGGCGATTACTTCACCGTGACCGTGGGTCGACAGCCGGTGATCATCACTCGCACCAAGGACGGCGAGCTCAAAGCCATTCTCAATACCTGCTCGCATCGGGGCGCGACTCTGTGCCGCAAGAAGCGCGGTAACAAGACCTCCTTTACCTGCCCGTTCCACGGCTGGACTTTCCGCAACGACGGTCAGCTTTTGAAGGCCAAGGACCAGAAGAAGGGCGGTTACCCGGAGCAGTTCAATACCGACGGCTCCCACGATCTGAAGCAGATGCCCAAGTTTGAGAACTACCGTGGCTTCCTGTTCGGTAGTCTCAATGCCGACGTGATGCCGCTCGAGGAGCATCTGGGTGAAACCACCAAGATCATCGACAACATCGTTGATCAGTCGGAAGACGGCCTGGAAGTACTGCGGGGCAGCTCAACTTACACCTACGAAGGCAACTGGAAGCTGACCGCGGAAAATGGTGCCGATGGCTACCACGTCGGCACGGTGCACTGGAATTACCTGTCGACCATGGGACAGCGTAACTACGACAAGGGTGGCACCGAAGCCGTCGATGCCAAGAGCTGGTCGGCCGAGGGCGGTTTCTACTCGTTCGAGAATGGCCACATGATGTTGTGGACCCGGCTGTTGAACCCGGAAGTGCGCCCGATTTTCAGTCAACTGGAACGTCTTCAAAAGACCTACGGCGAGGCCCGTGCCGACTCCATTGTCCGCACCACCAAGAACCTGTGCCTGTACCCGAATGTCTACCTGATGGACCAGTTCTCCACCCAGATTCGGGTGACCCGCCCCATTGGTGTCAACAAGACCGAAGTGACCATCTATGGCTTTGGTCCGAAGAACGAACCGGCCGAGTTGCGCGCCAAGCGCATCCGTCAGTACGAGGATTTCTTCAATGTGACCGGCATGGGCACCCCGGACGACCTCGAGGAATTCCGTGCCTGCCAGAACGGCTATGAAGCCCGGGATATGCGCTGGAACGACATGAGCCGGGGCGCTGCACACTGGATCGACGGCCCAGACGAGCATGCCAACCAGATCGACATGAAGCCGACCATGAGTGGTGCGCGGCCGGACGACGAAGGCCTGTACGTAAATCACCACAAACACTGGCAGGTGGAAATGACCCGTGCCATCGAAGCTGAGCGTGCCCGTTTCATTCCCCTGGCTTCGAGTTCAACAGATTCAGAGGAGGCGTCCGCATGA
- a CDS encoding IclR family transcriptional regulator domain-containing protein: MDDKILKPGDRDYVGALAAGLEILQAFDAEHPRMTLSEVAARTEMDRAKARRFLLTLQALGFVKRAGRQFELTPRVLQLGYAYQASNQYRAVIQQYLEAITAELGESSSLAVLDGDDVVYVVRSAARHRLMAITLSVGTRLPAAYTSMGRVLLGQLPDHELDAFLGRVQLSALTPSSVTSVDALRNEIQRVREQGYSLVDQELDQGLRSVAVPVFAGSGELLGAINVSTNAARVDMDTLMGLYLPRLQDVAEKIRQAAR; this comes from the coding sequence ATGGACGATAAAATTCTCAAGCCCGGAGATCGGGATTACGTGGGTGCACTGGCTGCCGGGCTGGAAATACTTCAGGCCTTCGATGCGGAGCACCCACGCATGACGTTGAGCGAAGTGGCAGCGCGAACGGAAATGGACCGGGCCAAAGCGCGGCGTTTCCTGCTGACATTGCAGGCACTCGGGTTTGTGAAGCGGGCCGGGCGCCAGTTCGAACTCACGCCTCGGGTTCTACAGCTGGGCTACGCCTACCAGGCGTCGAATCAGTATCGGGCGGTGATTCAACAGTATCTCGAAGCCATCACGGCGGAGCTGGGGGAGTCTTCGTCACTGGCTGTGCTCGATGGTGACGACGTGGTCTATGTTGTTCGTTCTGCCGCACGGCATCGGCTTATGGCAATCACGCTCTCGGTGGGGACGCGATTGCCAGCGGCATACACCTCGATGGGTCGAGTGCTGCTGGGTCAATTGCCGGATCACGAGCTGGACGCCTTTCTCGGACGGGTTCAGTTATCTGCACTAACGCCTTCCTCGGTTACCTCGGTAGACGCTTTGCGAAATGAGATTCAAAGGGTGCGCGAGCAGGGGTACTCTCTGGTGGACCAGGAGCTGGATCAGGGCCTTCGGTCGGTGGCTGTGCCGGTCTTTGCAGGTAGCGGTGAGCTACTGGGCGCCATCAACGTCAGTACCAATGCCGCCAGGGTGGATATGGATACCCTCATGGGCCTGTATCTCCCGCGGCTCCAGGATGTTGCCGAGAAGATCAGACAGGCAGCCCGCTGA
- a CDS encoding alpha/beta fold hydrolase produces the protein MAFLKENGRTICYRLLGDSAKPLLVLAHPLGMTQGVWDDMLPALLERFRVLTWDLPGHGASASWPEASDEITPEYLAHETLLLVKQAGATSFHFAGTSIGGVIGQQLISQHSDQLLSATLTNTGAVIGTPEAWNQRSANVGKLGLAAMASDIVPRWFGQAACDAEPALLDGWQVIMGRGDGRSYGLLCEMLGRCDFRGRLAGHKLPILLLGGRDDVATPPDTLKTLGEHCDGKEPVILDGIGHVPSVECPDQFCDLLVQHCV, from the coding sequence ATGGCATTTTTAAAAGAAAACGGCCGGACCATCTGTTACCGCCTGCTTGGCGACAGCGCAAAACCCTTATTGGTGCTTGCCCACCCTCTGGGTATGACTCAGGGCGTCTGGGACGACATGCTACCGGCTCTGCTCGAAAGGTTTCGAGTGCTAACCTGGGATCTTCCCGGCCACGGCGCCAGTGCCAGCTGGCCAGAAGCCAGTGACGAGATCACCCCAGAATACCTGGCGCACGAGACGTTGCTGTTAGTGAAACAGGCAGGAGCAACCTCTTTCCACTTCGCTGGCACCTCCATCGGAGGCGTCATTGGCCAACAACTGATCAGCCAGCACTCGGACCAACTGCTGTCCGCAACACTGACCAATACCGGCGCCGTTATTGGCACCCCCGAAGCCTGGAACCAGCGCTCAGCCAACGTCGGCAAGCTGGGGCTCGCCGCCATGGCTTCAGACATAGTGCCACGCTGGTTCGGCCAGGCGGCGTGCGATGCCGAACCGGCGCTGCTGGATGGCTGGCAGGTCATTATGGGACGGGGTGACGGGCGCAGTTACGGACTGTTGTGTGAAATGCTCGGACGCTGCGACTTCCGTGGCCGGTTGGCCGGACACAAGCTCCCGATCCTGCTGCTTGGCGGTCGCGACGATGTAGCAACACCGCCGGACACGCTAAAGACACTGGGCGAACACTGTGATGGCAAGGAGCCGGTTATTCTGGACGGAATAGGTCACGTACCCTCCGTGGAGTGCCCCGACCAGTTCTGCGATCTGCTGGTACAACACTGCGTTTGA
- a CDS encoding muconate/chloromuconate family cycloisomerase yields the protein MSATIQSIEAVLVDIPTIRPHKLSMTTMGVQSMVIVRMTDSNGLEGLGEATTIGGLAYGAESPESVKLTIDTYFTPQLIGQPAENINTLRVMLNRSTRGNNLARSAIETALLDLQGKRLNRSVADLLGGAVHRHIPVLWTLASGDTDQDIEEARGLIETRRHCDFKLKIGSRRLMDDVRHVAAIKEAVGESASVRVDVNQAWDEATAAKGMAELQAAGIDLVEQPTPMKDYAALVRLSNKFHLPILADEAVADAKDMYALAAAGFSGAVAMKIAKAGGPIRALEQASVAQAAGIGLYGGTLLEGTIGSVASLHAWSTLETLHWGTEMFGPLLMKDDIVAKPLRFHDHGVDLPEGPGLGIELDEDKLTYYSRKA from the coding sequence ATGTCCGCAACCATCCAGTCCATTGAGGCAGTATTGGTCGATATCCCGACCATCCGCCCCCATAAGCTCTCCATGACAACCATGGGGGTTCAGAGCATGGTGATCGTGCGGATGACGGACTCCAATGGGCTTGAGGGCCTGGGTGAGGCCACCACCATCGGTGGCCTGGCTTACGGTGCAGAGAGCCCGGAAAGCGTGAAACTTACGATTGACACCTATTTCACTCCGCAACTGATTGGCCAGCCAGCCGAGAATATCAATACCCTGAGAGTAATGTTAAACCGCTCCACCCGCGGTAACAACCTGGCACGGTCGGCCATTGAAACAGCGTTGCTGGATCTGCAGGGCAAACGCCTGAATCGTTCGGTAGCGGATCTACTTGGCGGGGCGGTCCATCGGCACATTCCGGTGCTGTGGACTCTGGCCAGCGGTGATACCGACCAAGATATTGAAGAAGCCCGCGGTCTCATCGAAACCCGTCGGCATTGTGACTTCAAACTCAAGATCGGTTCCCGCCGTTTGATGGACGATGTCCGTCATGTGGCCGCCATCAAAGAGGCTGTCGGTGAGTCGGCCAGTGTTCGTGTTGATGTCAATCAGGCCTGGGACGAAGCCACTGCCGCGAAAGGTATGGCTGAGCTTCAGGCTGCCGGCATCGATCTGGTCGAACAGCCCACCCCAATGAAGGACTATGCCGCGCTGGTGCGCCTGTCCAACAAATTCCATCTGCCGATTCTTGCGGACGAAGCCGTAGCGGATGCCAAGGATATGTACGCCCTGGCTGCGGCCGGCTTTAGTGGCGCTGTTGCCATGAAGATCGCCAAGGCCGGTGGGCCGATTCGGGCCCTTGAGCAGGCTTCCGTTGCCCAGGCGGCCGGTATCGGCTTGTACGGCGGCACCCTGCTGGAGGGCACGATCGGCTCTGTGGCCTCGCTGCACGCCTGGTCCACCCTGGAAACCCTGCACTGGGGGACGGAGATGTTCGGTCCCTTGCTGATGAAGGACGACATCGTAGCCAAGCCCTTGCGCTTTCACGACCACGGTGTCGATCTACCCGAGGGCCCAGGCCTGGGAATCGAGCTTGATGAAGACAAGTTGACCTATTACAGCCGGAAAGCCTGA
- a CDS encoding CoA transferase subunit A, translating into MAEFLSLRDAVSKHINNGDTVAMEGFTHLIPFAAGHEIIRQEKRDLTLIRMTPDLVYDQMIGAGCAKKLIFSWGGNPGVGSLHRLRDAVEKSWPNKLEILEHSHAAMACAYEAGAAGLPLAVLRGYVGSDLPKVNDQIKFIECPFTGERLAAVPSVRPDVAVIHAQRADRKGNVLIEGIVGIQKEVVLAAKRSIVTVEEVVDDLGASVNACVLPSWAVTAIAEAPKGASPSYALGYYDRDNAFYKEWDGIARDRDTFQAWLKDNVFEKGAA; encoded by the coding sequence ATGGCTGAATTCCTCTCTCTCCGGGACGCGGTAAGCAAACACATCAACAACGGTGACACCGTTGCGATGGAGGGCTTTACCCACCTGATCCCGTTCGCTGCAGGCCACGAAATCATCCGTCAGGAAAAACGTGACCTGACACTGATCCGTATGACCCCAGACCTGGTGTACGACCAGATGATTGGGGCCGGCTGCGCCAAGAAACTGATCTTCTCATGGGGCGGCAACCCGGGGGTCGGCTCGCTGCACCGCCTACGGGATGCGGTCGAGAAAAGCTGGCCAAACAAGCTGGAAATCCTGGAACACAGTCACGCCGCCATGGCCTGCGCCTATGAAGCAGGTGCCGCGGGCCTGCCGCTGGCCGTTCTGCGCGGCTATGTCGGCAGCGATCTGCCAAAGGTGAACGATCAGATCAAGTTCATTGAGTGCCCATTCACCGGAGAACGCCTGGCCGCCGTACCGTCCGTGCGCCCGGATGTTGCAGTCATTCATGCCCAGCGTGCCGATCGCAAAGGCAACGTGCTGATCGAAGGCATTGTCGGCATCCAGAAAGAAGTCGTACTGGCCGCCAAACGCAGCATCGTCACCGTTGAAGAAGTGGTGGATGATCTTGGCGCTTCCGTGAACGCCTGCGTGCTGCCGTCCTGGGCTGTTACTGCCATTGCCGAAGCCCCCAAAGGCGCGAGCCCGTCCTATGCGCTGGGCTATTACGACCGCGACAACGCTTTCTACAAAGAGTGGGACGGCATCGCCCGGGACCGAGACACCTTCCAGGCCTGGCTGAAAGACAATGTTTTTGAAAAAGGAGCTGCGTGA
- the catC gene encoding muconolactone Delta-isomerase, with protein MLFKVEMKVNIPHDMPAEVAADIKAREKAYAQGLQEQGKWRHLWRVAGSYANVSIFDVEDNAELQELISNLPLFPYMDITVAPLCRHPSSIQQDDR; from the coding sequence ATGCTGTTTAAAGTCGAGATGAAGGTGAATATTCCCCACGACATGCCGGCAGAAGTTGCGGCTGACATCAAGGCTCGGGAAAAAGCCTACGCCCAGGGCCTGCAAGAGCAGGGCAAATGGCGTCACCTCTGGCGGGTGGCAGGAAGCTACGCCAACGTCAGCATTTTTGATGTGGAAGACAACGCGGAATTGCAGGAGCTGATCAGCAACCTGCCGCTGTTTCCCTACATGGATATCACTGTCGCGCCCCTGTGCCGGCACCCGTCGTCCATCCAACAGGACGATCGTTAA
- a CDS encoding CoA-transferase subunit beta, protein MSLEFSSSEMMSVTAARALTNDMTCFVGIGLPSEAANLARLTHAPDVTLIYESGTLQTKPDVLPLSIGDGELCESALTTVGVPEMFRYWLQGGHISVGFLGTAQIDRFANLNTTLIGDYREPKVRLPGGGGAPEIATNAKEVFITVKHSKRTFVKDVDFVTTVGFGRDGKARDNVPNIGRGPTVVITDLCILKPDPDTKELVVTSLHPNVTREDVIEATGWEIRFADQLETTPEPSAKELEILRDLKARTHAHHASTQSGQQ, encoded by the coding sequence ATGAGCCTCGAATTTTCCTCTTCAGAAATGATGAGTGTCACTGCCGCCCGCGCACTGACCAATGACATGACCTGCTTTGTCGGCATCGGCCTGCCCAGTGAAGCCGCCAACCTGGCACGGCTGACCCACGCCCCCGATGTTACCCTGATCTACGAGTCCGGCACCCTGCAGACCAAACCGGACGTCTTGCCGCTGTCCATCGGTGATGGCGAACTGTGCGAATCGGCGTTGACCACGGTCGGCGTTCCGGAGATGTTCCGTTACTGGCTCCAGGGCGGCCACATCAGCGTCGGTTTCCTGGGCACCGCCCAGATCGACCGCTTCGCCAACCTGAACACCACCCTGATCGGTGATTACCGGGAGCCCAAAGTGCGCCTGCCCGGTGGCGGTGGTGCCCCGGAAATCGCCACCAACGCGAAGGAAGTCTTCATTACCGTGAAGCACTCCAAGCGCACCTTCGTGAAGGACGTGGATTTCGTGACCACCGTTGGTTTCGGCCGTGACGGCAAGGCCCGGGATAACGTGCCCAATATTGGTCGCGGCCCCACGGTGGTGATCACTGACCTGTGCATTCTCAAGCCAGACCCGGACACCAAGGAGCTGGTGGTGACTTCCCTGCACCCGAACGTGACCCGGGAAGACGTTATCGAGGCGACCGGCTGGGAAATCCGTTTTGCGGATCAGCTGGAGACCACACCGGAGCCGTCTGCCAAAGAGCTTGAGATTTTACGTGATCTGAAAGCGCGCACTCATGCCCATCACGCTTCAACTCAATCGGGCCAACAGTGA
- a CDS encoding LysR family transcriptional regulator, with amino-acid sequence MELRHLRYFVAVGDEGNLTRAAEKLFIAQPPLTRAMKQLEEEVGVELFIRKPRGLELTNGGEFFLEQARQILDKVAATVEDTQRIAQHRKTIFSIGFVPSVFYGQLPLMVRRLRRNKNLEIVLHELKTREQVEALKTGKIDIGFGRVSIDDPDVEQELLFDEPIIAAIPSGHELTRNPPSMKDLSHWPMVVFPSGPGPNFADITQGLFHRRGLKVHVSQHVNDLQTALSLVASEMGFTLVPEQVRKLNREGVDFTPLEDPNITTPVIASRRRGENPNAVMRLANTILDELVQNRLTGRYP; translated from the coding sequence ATGGAGCTGAGACACCTGCGGTACTTCGTTGCAGTGGGAGATGAAGGCAACCTGACTCGGGCGGCAGAAAAATTGTTCATTGCGCAACCACCATTAACCCGCGCCATGAAACAACTTGAAGAGGAAGTCGGAGTCGAATTATTCATCCGCAAACCCCGGGGACTGGAGCTGACCAACGGCGGTGAGTTTTTCCTGGAACAGGCCCGGCAGATTCTGGACAAAGTTGCGGCAACGGTGGAGGACACCCAGCGTATTGCCCAGCATCGCAAGACCATTTTCTCCATCGGCTTCGTACCGTCGGTGTTCTATGGCCAACTGCCATTGATGGTACGGAGACTGCGGCGAAACAAAAATCTGGAGATTGTCCTGCACGAGCTGAAAACTCGCGAGCAGGTCGAAGCCCTGAAAACGGGCAAGATCGATATCGGCTTTGGAAGAGTCAGTATTGACGATCCGGATGTGGAGCAGGAACTGCTTTTTGACGAGCCCATCATCGCCGCCATCCCATCCGGACATGAGCTGACCCGCAATCCACCGTCCATGAAAGACCTATCCCACTGGCCGATGGTGGTTTTTCCTTCAGGGCCGGGACCCAACTTTGCCGACATCACTCAGGGCCTGTTCCACCGGCGTGGGCTGAAGGTGCATGTCAGCCAACATGTGAACGACCTGCAAACGGCGCTATCACTGGTGGCCTCCGAGATGGGATTCACTCTGGTGCCGGAGCAGGTTCGCAAACTTAACCGTGAAGGCGTGGACTTTACACCGCTGGAAGACCCCAACATCACCACCCCGGTGATCGCCTCCCGCCGGCGAGGGGAAAACCCGAACGCGGTCATGCGCCTGGCCAACACGATCCTGGATGAACTGGTGCAAAATCGCCTGACCGGGCGCTACCCGTGA
- the pcaF gene encoding 3-oxoadipyl-CoA thiolase translates to MTDVFLCHPRRSAIGRFGGSLASVRPDDLAAHIFKAVLEQAPDLNPAAIDEVMMGSANQAGEDNRNIARMSALLAGLPTSVPGTTLNRLCGSGMDAVGTAFRAIRAGEMELVLAGGVESMSRAPYVMGKADSGFSRGQKIEDTTIGWRFVNPLMKQQYGIDSMPETAENVAEQYQVSREDQDLFAFRSQEKTARAQQDGIFAEEIVPVSIPRRKQEPLVFDTDEHPRSSSLEKLAALPTPFRDNGSVTAGNASGVNDGAAAMLVASEAAVKAQGLKPMAKILGMATAGVEPRVMGIGPVPAVRKLLEKQGIGVDELDVIELNEAFASQGLAVLRELGIADDDSRVNPNGGAIALGHPLGMSGARLLMTAAHQLQRTGGRYALCTMCVGVGQGIATLIERV, encoded by the coding sequence ATGACTGACGTATTTCTCTGCCATCCCCGCCGTTCCGCCATTGGCCGCTTTGGCGGAAGCCTGGCCAGCGTGCGCCCTGATGATCTCGCTGCGCATATTTTCAAGGCCGTACTGGAGCAGGCGCCAGACCTGAACCCGGCCGCAATCGACGAAGTCATGATGGGCAGCGCCAACCAGGCCGGCGAAGACAACCGCAACATCGCTCGGATGTCGGCCCTGCTGGCCGGCTTGCCGACGTCAGTACCAGGCACCACCCTTAACAGATTGTGTGGTTCCGGCATGGACGCCGTCGGCACCGCATTCCGGGCGATTCGTGCCGGCGAAATGGAGCTGGTACTGGCCGGTGGCGTGGAATCCATGTCCCGCGCGCCCTATGTCATGGGCAAGGCTGACTCCGGTTTTTCACGGGGCCAGAAGATCGAGGACACCACCATTGGGTGGCGCTTCGTGAATCCTCTGATGAAGCAGCAGTACGGCATTGACTCCATGCCTGAAACGGCGGAAAACGTCGCCGAGCAGTACCAGGTGTCGCGGGAGGACCAGGACCTGTTTGCCTTCCGTTCTCAGGAAAAAACTGCCCGGGCTCAACAGGACGGCATCTTCGCCGAGGAAATCGTGCCGGTATCCATTCCTCGCCGCAAGCAGGAGCCGTTGGTGTTTGATACCGATGAGCATCCGCGCAGCAGTAGCCTGGAAAAACTGGCAGCCTTACCGACTCCGTTCCGGGACAATGGTAGCGTGACTGCAGGCAATGCTTCCGGGGTTAATGACGGTGCGGCAGCCATGCTGGTGGCCAGCGAAGCCGCAGTAAAGGCCCAGGGCCTGAAGCCCATGGCCAAGATCCTCGGGATGGCCACTGCCGGTGTTGAGCCACGCGTCATGGGCATTGGCCCGGTCCCGGCGGTGCGCAAACTGCTCGAGAAGCAGGGCATCGGTGTCGACGAGCTTGACGTTATTGAGCTGAATGAAGCCTTTGCCTCCCAGGGACTCGCCGTATTGCGTGAGCTGGGCATTGCCGACGACGATAGCCGGGTAAACCCCAATGGTGGTGCCATCGCCCTGGGCCACCCGCTGGGCATGTCCGGCGCCCGCCTGCTGATGACGGCGGCCCACCAGCTGCAGCGCACCGGTGGCCGCTACGCCCTGTGCACCATGTGTGTGGGCGTGGGCCAGGGCATTGCTACACTCATCGAACGGGTCTGA
- a CDS encoding methyl-accepting chemotaxis protein, with amino-acid sequence MANTATLASEPSRPTKYFALIALAGVFAAIVTLLLSADSAKETVLASVALAFASLSWLCYLKYPITVTETRYVEVPAEPQLPDPTPEALAPEQPVQASEPDPDLMAHLDDLRANVDSILAEMAEAGKLAKASGAKVTESHACISGSEAAIRELASYMERIDTVFNELGNQSEEIADIVAKIQDIAKQTNLLALNASIEAARAGEHGRGFAVVADEVRNLSLRANQSSEDIRAIADNLNTTATDAGEGMDQIAKSCNHCLEQSGDALRAMEAIQSGAVARMQVVQGITDRLQIQKDLTSRVYADLSR; translated from the coding sequence ATGGCCAACACCGCCACCCTGGCCTCCGAGCCATCCCGCCCTACCAAATACTTTGCATTGATCGCACTCGCTGGCGTCTTTGCCGCCATTGTCACTCTTCTGCTCAGCGCCGATTCTGCAAAGGAGACTGTGCTCGCCTCAGTCGCCCTGGCATTCGCCAGCCTGTCCTGGCTTTGCTACCTGAAGTACCCGATCACAGTCACTGAAACCCGCTATGTCGAGGTCCCTGCCGAACCGCAACTGCCAGACCCCACACCTGAAGCACTTGCTCCTGAGCAGCCAGTGCAGGCGTCCGAACCTGACCCGGATCTCATGGCACACCTTGATGACCTGCGCGCCAACGTCGATTCGATCCTGGCCGAGATGGCCGAGGCCGGAAAGCTGGCCAAGGCATCCGGCGCAAAAGTGACCGAGAGCCACGCCTGCATCAGTGGCTCAGAGGCCGCCATCCGCGAGCTGGCAAGCTACATGGAACGCATCGACACGGTATTCAACGAACTGGGAAATCAGTCGGAAGAAATCGCCGACATCGTTGCAAAAATACAGGACATCGCCAAACAGACGAATCTGCTGGCGCTCAATGCCTCAATTGAGGCCGCCCGCGCCGGCGAACACGGTCGCGGGTTTGCGGTGGTTGCCGACGAAGTCCGCAACCTGTCTTTGCGGGCAAACCAATCCAGCGAGGACATTCGCGCCATAGCCGACAACCTGAATACCACAGCCACCGATGCCGGCGAGGGCATGGACCAGATTGCCAAGTCCTGCAACCACTGCCTGGAGCAATCCGGTGACGCGCTGCGCGCCATGGAGGCAATCCAAAGTGGCGCCGTGGCACGCATGCAGGTTGTACAGGGCATTACTGACCGACTTCAGATCCAGAAGGATCTGACCAGTCGCGTGTACGCGGACCTGTCGCGGTAA
- the catA gene encoding catechol 1,2-dioxygenase, with protein sequence MTVKTMQTPEVKDLLEKVAGLNKDGGDERMKKIVHRVMHDIFQIVEDFDVTPEEFWSAVYYVGELGANGEVALLAPGLGMDRYLDIRQDAEDEQAGLTGGTPRTIEGPLYVAGAPLSEGFDRMDDGSDTEAEVVLIKGQITDENGAPLADAIVDIWHADTKGAYSYFDQSQSEYNLRRRIKTDAEGRYAAQSIMPSGYGCPPEGSTQQLLNHLGRHGQRPAHIHYFVSKPGYKHLTTQINIAGDEYTFDDFAFATREELVVEAKRVEQSEDGARHGVTGPITEVEFNVALVATDKPELQERHARRRALEADVA encoded by the coding sequence ATGACCGTTAAAACCATGCAAACCCCGGAAGTGAAGGACCTGCTGGAAAAGGTAGCCGGCCTCAACAAGGACGGTGGCGATGAGCGAATGAAGAAAATCGTTCACCGCGTCATGCACGATATCTTTCAGATCGTGGAAGATTTTGATGTCACGCCCGAAGAATTCTGGAGTGCCGTCTATTACGTGGGCGAATTGGGTGCCAATGGTGAAGTAGCCTTGCTGGCACCGGGCCTGGGTATGGACCGCTACCTGGACATCCGTCAGGACGCCGAAGACGAGCAGGCCGGCCTGACCGGTGGCACCCCCCGTACCATTGAAGGTCCGTTGTATGTGGCCGGAGCCCCCTTGAGTGAAGGCTTTGATCGTATGGACGACGGCTCGGATACCGAAGCCGAAGTGGTCCTGATCAAGGGCCAGATCACCGACGAAAACGGTGCGCCGCTGGCCGACGCCATTGTCGACATCTGGCACGCCGATACCAAAGGCGCCTACTCCTACTTTGATCAGTCCCAGAGCGAGTACAACCTGCGTCGCCGCATCAAGACCGATGCCGAAGGCCGTTACGCTGCCCAGAGCATCATGCCATCTGGATACGGTTGCCCACCGGAGGGTTCAACCCAGCAGCTGCTGAACCACCTGGGCCGCCATGGCCAGCGTCCGGCGCACATTCATTACTTCGTGTCCAAGCCGGGTTACAAGCATCTGACTACCCAGATCAACATTGCCGGTGATGAGTACACCTTCGACGACTTTGCCTTTGCCACCCGCGAAGAACTGGTGGTTGAAGCCAAGCGTGTTGAACAGTCCGAAGACGGCGCCCGCCACGGCGTTACCGGACCGATTACCGAAGTGGAGTTCAACGTTGCGTTGGTAGCCACGGACAAGCCTGAGCTTCAAGAGCGCCACGCACGTCGTCGCGCCCTGGAAGCCGACGTCGCCTGA